The Corynebacterium comes genome window below encodes:
- the ffh gene encoding signal recognition particle protein — MFESLSERLTGALTGLRGKGKLTEADINATAREIRLALLEADVSLLVVRGFIKRIKERAAGAEVSEALNPAQQVVKIVNEELVEILGGETRRLQLAKTPPTVIMLAGLQGAGKTTLAGKLAKHLTRQGHTPMLVACDLQRPGAVQQLQIVGERAGVPTFAPDPGTSVDSHAHEMGTSHGDPVAVAQAGIEEARRTLHDVVIVDTAGRLGIDETLMTQARNIRDAVNPDEVLFVIDAMIGQDAVNTAEAFRDGVDFTGVVLTKLDGDARGGAALSIREVTGKPIMFASTGEKLEDFDVFHPERMASRILGMGDVLSLIEQAEQVIDQKQAEETAAKLSTGELTLEDFLGQMLMIRRMGPLGNILKMLPGGKQMSDMADMVDEKQLDRVQAIIRGMTPAERNDPKILNASRRKRIALGSGVTVTDVNQLVDRFFEAKKMMGKMAGQMGMPGGGIQRSATKKKPKGRKGKGGKRKPMRQPQMPGGMPGMPDMAQLQQQLSAGGGMPNIPGMPKMPKGLENLDLDNLDFGQGGKK; from the coding sequence GTGTTTGAGTCTCTTTCAGAGCGCCTTACCGGTGCCCTCACCGGGCTCCGTGGGAAGGGCAAGCTGACCGAGGCGGACATCAACGCCACGGCCAGGGAGATCCGACTCGCCCTCCTGGAGGCTGACGTCTCCCTGCTGGTGGTCCGGGGGTTCATCAAGCGGATCAAGGAACGCGCCGCCGGGGCTGAGGTCTCGGAGGCGTTGAACCCCGCCCAGCAGGTGGTCAAGATCGTCAACGAGGAACTCGTGGAGATCCTCGGTGGAGAGACCCGTCGCCTCCAGCTGGCGAAGACCCCGCCGACCGTCATCATGCTCGCCGGCCTTCAGGGTGCAGGTAAGACGACGCTCGCCGGAAAGCTGGCCAAGCACCTGACCAGGCAGGGGCACACCCCCATGCTGGTCGCCTGTGACCTGCAGCGACCGGGAGCGGTCCAGCAGCTGCAGATCGTCGGCGAGCGTGCCGGCGTGCCCACCTTCGCGCCCGACCCGGGCACCTCCGTGGACTCGCACGCTCATGAGATGGGCACCTCCCACGGTGACCCCGTCGCCGTTGCGCAGGCCGGCATCGAGGAAGCCAGGCGCACCCTGCACGACGTGGTGATCGTCGATACCGCCGGTCGCCTGGGCATCGACGAAACCCTGATGACTCAGGCGCGCAACATCCGCGACGCCGTCAACCCCGACGAGGTCCTCTTCGTCATCGACGCCATGATCGGCCAGGACGCGGTCAACACCGCGGAGGCCTTCCGTGACGGCGTCGACTTCACGGGTGTCGTCCTGACCAAGCTCGACGGCGACGCCCGTGGTGGCGCCGCACTGTCGATCCGTGAGGTGACGGGCAAGCCCATCATGTTCGCCTCCACCGGTGAGAAGCTCGAGGACTTCGACGTCTTCCACCCGGAGCGCATGGCCAGCCGCATCCTGGGCATGGGCGACGTCCTCAGTCTCATCGAGCAGGCCGAGCAGGTCATCGACCAGAAGCAGGCCGAGGAGACCGCCGCAAAGCTCAGCACCGGCGAGCTCACCCTCGAGGACTTCCTCGGTCAGATGCTGATGATCCGCCGGATGGGCCCGCTCGGGAACATCCTCAAGATGCTGCCCGGCGGCAAGCAGATGAGCGACATGGCGGACATGGTCGACGAGAAGCAGCTCGACCGCGTGCAGGCCATCATCCGCGGCATGACCCCGGCCGAACGTAACGATCCGAAGATCCTCAACGCCTCCCGACGCAAGCGCATCGCCCTTGGTTCCGGCGTCACCGTCACCGACGTCAACCAGCTCGTCGACCGCTTCTTCGAGGCCAAGAAGATGATGGGCAAAATGGCCGGCCAGATGGGCATGCCGGGTGGCGGAATTCAGCGTTCGGCCACGAAGAAGAAGCCCAAGGGGCGCAAGGGCAAGGGCGGCAAGCGTAAGCCGATGCGTCAGCCGCAGATGCCCGGCGGCATGCCGGGAATGCCTGACATGGCGCAGCTCCAGCAGCAGCTGAGCGCCGGTGGAGGCATGCCCAATATTCCGGGAATGCCGAAGATGCCGAAGGGGCTGGAGAACCTCGACCTGGACAACCTGGACTTCGGGCAGGGCGGCAAGAAGTAA
- a CDS encoding [protein-PII] uridylyltransferase translates to MTTPPSDPSALRSGAVARARELLAGLTVPEGCALVATGSLARGDMTPHSDLDLLLLHPAGTDPDLADFWYPVWDSSFRVDHAVRTPSECVNMISADSTAALALLEMSHVSGDAELTARTRAAVLTRWRTEIHRNFNALVDTAIARWRRFGSVVAMTHPDLKNGRGGLRDLGLIRALSLANLCDEPPLAEERGLLLDVRTLLHTHARRRRDVLDPEFAEDIAAELGLTDRHELSARLADTARRIDAAVTTALATARSALGTRVRGQRRPLDVDVVDDHGEITLSRRPDLSDPALLLRVAAASARTGLPVAPHTWQRLRELPELPEILPAAAAEDFFALLSSPLHTADVVNELDRHGLWVRLVPEWAHIRGRMPRERTHIHTIDQHSLVTVANCAAVGVSVARPDLLLLGALFHDIGKGQGRPHEQVGAEYVARMARRLDLHLPDRSRVQTLVAEHTTIARLASRFDPAADDTLDLLLDAVRYDRDTLDLLEVLTGADARATGPGVWNARLEAGLRTLVGRARRALVLAAPLRPYVHASAEIGLRANPEEDTLTVSWRGTDPQPVLALIAAKAWKITAARIAVADELHAEFDARPTVQTLAEAADEPAFVQAYKSGVYTELPGIPPAPTLMTWRGQVLEVRTGDRIGALGALIAVLPPVSWLSVTTPGATMIAQAAFAGPVDRRKVGRDVTRVLGTG, encoded by the coding sequence GTGACGACGCCGCCCTCTGACCCCTCCGCCCTCCGTTCCGGGGCGGTCGCCCGGGCCCGCGAACTGCTGGCCGGGCTGACCGTCCCGGAGGGGTGTGCGCTGGTGGCCACCGGGTCACTCGCGCGCGGTGACATGACCCCGCATTCCGATCTCGACCTCCTCCTGCTCCACCCGGCGGGGACGGATCCCGATCTCGCGGACTTCTGGTACCCGGTCTGGGACTCCAGCTTCCGGGTCGACCACGCCGTGCGGACCCCGTCCGAATGCGTCAACATGATCAGCGCCGATTCCACCGCCGCGCTCGCCCTGCTGGAGATGTCCCACGTCAGCGGCGACGCCGAGCTCACGGCCCGCACCCGGGCGGCCGTGCTCACCCGGTGGCGCACGGAGATCCACCGGAACTTCAACGCCCTCGTCGACACCGCCATCGCCCGTTGGCGGCGCTTCGGTTCGGTGGTCGCGATGACACATCCGGATCTGAAGAACGGCCGCGGCGGACTGCGCGACCTTGGTCTCATCCGCGCGCTCTCGCTGGCCAATCTCTGTGATGAACCCCCGCTCGCCGAGGAACGTGGCCTGCTTCTCGACGTCCGCACGCTACTGCACACCCACGCCCGTCGACGCCGGGACGTGCTCGACCCCGAGTTCGCCGAGGACATCGCCGCTGAGCTGGGCCTGACCGACCGCCACGAACTCTCCGCCCGGCTGGCGGACACCGCCCGGCGTATCGACGCCGCCGTCACCACCGCCCTGGCCACCGCCCGCAGTGCGCTGGGCACCCGCGTACGCGGTCAGCGTCGACCCCTCGACGTCGACGTCGTCGACGACCATGGGGAGATCACCCTCTCCCGGCGCCCGGACCTCAGCGATCCGGCGCTCCTGCTGCGCGTCGCCGCGGCCAGCGCCCGGACCGGCCTGCCCGTCGCCCCGCACACCTGGCAACGCCTGCGGGAACTGCCCGAGCTCCCGGAGATCCTCCCCGCCGCGGCCGCCGAGGATTTCTTCGCGCTGCTGTCCTCCCCGTTGCACACCGCGGACGTGGTCAACGAGCTCGACCGGCACGGCCTGTGGGTCCGCCTGGTCCCGGAATGGGCGCATATCCGCGGTCGCATGCCCCGGGAGCGCACCCACATCCACACCATCGACCAGCACAGCCTGGTCACCGTGGCCAACTGCGCGGCCGTCGGTGTGTCGGTGGCCCGACCGGATCTGCTGCTGCTGGGCGCGCTCTTCCATGACATCGGCAAGGGGCAGGGCCGTCCGCACGAGCAGGTCGGGGCCGAATATGTCGCCCGCATGGCGCGCCGCCTGGACCTGCACCTGCCGGACCGTTCAAGGGTGCAGACCCTCGTCGCCGAGCACACCACCATCGCCCGGCTGGCCTCGCGTTTCGATCCCGCCGCCGACGACACCCTCGACCTGCTTCTCGACGCCGTCCGCTATGACCGCGACACCCTCGACCTGCTCGAGGTCCTCACCGGGGCGGACGCCAGGGCCACCGGCCCCGGCGTGTGGAACGCCCGGCTGGAGGCAGGGCTGCGCACCCTGGTCGGTCGGGCGCGCCGGGCGCTCGTGCTGGCCGCACCGCTTCGCCCCTATGTGCACGCCTCCGCCGAGATCGGCCTGCGCGCCAACCCGGAGGAGGACACGCTGACGGTCTCGTGGCGGGGCACGGACCCGCAACCGGTGCTCGCCCTCATCGCGGCGAAGGCGTGGAAGATCACCGCCGCCCGGATCGCCGTGGCAGATGAACTCCATGCCGAGTTTGATGCCCGCCCCACCGTCCAGACCCTCGCCGAGGCGGCCGACGAACCCGCCTTTGTCCAGGCGTACAAGTCCGGCGTGTACACGGAACTCCCCGGCATCCCGCCCGCCCCGACGCTGATGACCTGGCGGGGTCAGGTGCTCGAGGTGCGGACCGGTGACCGCATCGGCGCCCTGGGGGCGCTCATCGCCGTTCTGCCTCCGGTCAGCTGGCTGTCGGTGACCACCCCGGGTGCCACGATGATTGCCCAGGCGGCGTTCGCCGGACCCGTCGACCGGCGGAAGGTGGGCAGGGATGTGACCCGCGTGCTCGGGACGGGCTAG
- a CDS encoding P-II family nitrogen regulator: MKLVTAVVKPFTLSDIREALESMDVGGMTVTEAQGYGQQRGHSEVYRGAEYATDFVPKVKIEILVADEQLSDVIDAVTRSAYTGKMGDGKVWVTPVEQVIRVRTGDRDDAAL; the protein is encoded by the coding sequence ATGAAACTTGTGACCGCAGTCGTCAAACCCTTCACCCTCAGCGACATCCGCGAAGCGCTCGAGTCCATGGACGTCGGCGGCATGACAGTCACCGAGGCGCAGGGCTACGGCCAGCAGCGCGGCCACAGCGAGGTCTACCGTGGCGCCGAGTACGCCACCGACTTCGTGCCCAAGGTCAAGATCGAGATCCTCGTGGCCGATGAGCAGCTCTCCGACGTCATCGACGCAGTCACCCGCTCCGCATACACCGGCAAGATGGGCGACGGAAAGGTGTGGGTCACCCCGGTTGAACAGGTCATCCGGGTCCGCACCGGTGATCGTGACGACGCCGCCCTCTGA
- a CDS encoding ammonium transporter, producing the protein MNAIETTSASGNAGWMLISASLVLLMTPALALFYGGMSGRRSALNMMMMSFGTLGVVSVVYILWGWSMSYGTRSLGGVVADPLEFFGLRDSVVDGAGNYIAGASGYANIIDVAFQLTFAVISTAIISGALAGRVKFGTWLMFAGLWATFVYFPLAHMVWGGGLLSHAENSIASWMFGTTDGEATVAPIDFAGGTVVHISAGTAALVLAVMVGKRYDFLTTPQRPHNLPFVMLGAALLWFGWFGFNGGSAFAADGLAGLAWVNTTAATAAAMLAWLGVEKLRDGRPTSLGAASGVVAGLVSITPAAAALTPVTSLALGAIGGVLACLGVGLKYRFGYDDSLDVVGVHLVAGLWGTIGLALFAGGGQTLRLLVVQVVIALFAMVYAGIITTILGLALKATMGWRIEPESEFEGIDIHEHRETAYDDAGGEQRAVTARVGSGQNQAQPLQSEQSAEMRSNR; encoded by the coding sequence ATGAACGCAATCGAAACCACGTCGGCCTCGGGCAACGCCGGGTGGATGCTCATCTCGGCATCGCTGGTTCTGCTCATGACGCCGGCCCTCGCGCTCTTCTACGGCGGCATGTCGGGCCGCCGTAGCGCACTCAACATGATGATGATGTCCTTCGGCACGCTCGGCGTGGTCTCGGTCGTGTACATCCTCTGGGGCTGGTCGATGTCCTACGGGACCAGGTCCCTCGGTGGCGTCGTCGCCGACCCGCTCGAGTTCTTCGGCCTCCGTGACTCGGTGGTCGACGGCGCCGGCAACTACATCGCGGGCGCGAGCGGTTACGCCAACATCATCGACGTCGCCTTCCAGCTCACCTTCGCCGTCATATCCACCGCCATCATCTCGGGTGCGCTGGCGGGCCGCGTGAAGTTCGGCACCTGGCTGATGTTCGCCGGACTGTGGGCCACCTTCGTCTACTTCCCGCTCGCCCACATGGTGTGGGGCGGGGGACTGCTCTCCCACGCCGAGAACAGCATCGCCTCCTGGATGTTCGGCACCACCGACGGGGAGGCCACGGTGGCACCCATCGACTTCGCCGGCGGCACGGTCGTCCACATCTCCGCCGGTACGGCTGCACTCGTGCTGGCGGTGATGGTGGGCAAGCGCTACGACTTCCTCACCACCCCGCAACGACCACACAACCTGCCTTTCGTCATGCTCGGCGCGGCCCTGCTGTGGTTCGGCTGGTTCGGCTTCAACGGCGGCTCCGCCTTCGCCGCCGACGGACTCGCGGGTCTGGCCTGGGTGAACACGACCGCCGCGACGGCGGCTGCGATGCTGGCCTGGCTGGGCGTCGAGAAGCTCCGCGACGGCCGTCCGACCTCCCTCGGCGCCGCCTCCGGCGTGGTCGCCGGACTTGTCTCGATCACCCCGGCGGCCGCTGCACTGACTCCCGTCACCTCGCTGGCACTCGGCGCCATCGGCGGTGTCCTCGCCTGCCTCGGCGTCGGGCTGAAGTACCGCTTCGGCTACGACGACTCCCTCGACGTCGTCGGCGTCCACCTGGTCGCCGGCCTGTGGGGCACCATCGGACTCGCTCTGTTCGCCGGTGGCGGGCAGACCCTCCGGCTGCTGGTGGTCCAGGTGGTCATCGCACTGTTCGCGATGGTGTACGCCGGAATCATCACCACCATCCTCGGCCTGGCGCTCAAGGCGACCATGGGCTGGCGCATTGAACCGGAGTCCGAGTTCGAGGGAATCGACATCCACGAGCACCGCGAAACCGCCTACGACGATGCCGGGGGTGAGCAACGCGCCGTGACGGCCCGGGTAGGATCGGGCCAGAATCAGGCGCAGCCTCTCCAGTCCGAGCAGTCCGCAGAAATGAGGAGTAACCGATGA
- the ftsY gene encoding signal recognition particle-docking protein FtsY — MNMTMWIILAIVVILLLALIVLVVVGNRRKQAKTVSFETQEKKELTQQEKSGDYQAKGGFNFAPAAPAEMKEPELRPGQVLGATAAGKTAAAAAILPETPKVEPKVAPQVVEPKVEPKVAPPKVEPKVEPKVEPKVEAQVVEPKVEDKDPGAYITYDSGHPDTPQQVVTGEPAGEKAYVTYESHHEESEEAADVEKRDVGNETDRLSGAVAGGAVVAGAAAASGPAEEPVAPEIPEETQVVEEAEEAAEAAQVTVESAAEALEATPVPDTEPTPAPEPREEIAPAAGRIGRLRSRLSRSQNAIGQGVLGILSAGDLDEDAWEEIEDTLLMADLGTKVTMNVVDSLRDKIAERGVANEAEARAMLRDALVEACHPEMDRSIKAMPFEGKPAVILVVGVNGTGKTTTTGKLARVLVSMGHKVLLGAADTFRAAAADQLETWGRRVGASTVRGAEGADPASVAFDAVAKGVEEQADVVLIDTAGRLHTATGLMDQLGKVKRVVEKKTAVDEVILVLDATVGQNGLTQARVFREVVDITGIALTKLDGTAKGGIVFQVQEELGVPVKLVGLGEGADDLAPFEVEGFVDALLG, encoded by the coding sequence ATGAACATGACCATGTGGATCATCCTCGCGATCGTCGTCATTCTGCTTCTGGCGCTGATCGTCCTCGTCGTTGTCGGTAACCGGCGCAAACAAGCTAAAACCGTCAGCTTCGAGACACAGGAAAAGAAGGAGCTGACCCAGCAGGAGAAATCCGGCGATTACCAGGCCAAGGGTGGTTTCAACTTTGCTCCGGCCGCTCCGGCCGAGATGAAGGAGCCCGAGCTGCGGCCGGGCCAGGTGCTCGGTGCGACCGCGGCCGGAAAGACTGCTGCTGCGGCGGCCATTCTCCCGGAAACCCCGAAGGTAGAGCCGAAGGTAGCGCCCCAGGTTGTTGAGCCGAAGGTTGAGCCGAAGGTAGCGCCCCCGAAGGTAGAGCCGAAGGTAGAGCCGAAGGTAGAGCCGAAGGTAGAGGCCCAGGTTGTAGAGCCGAAGGTAGAGGACAAGGACCCCGGCGCCTACATCACCTACGACTCCGGACATCCCGACACACCTCAGCAGGTGGTGACGGGGGAGCCTGCGGGTGAAAAGGCGTACGTCACCTACGAATCGCATCATGAAGAGTCGGAGGAGGCTGCGGACGTCGAGAAGCGGGACGTCGGGAACGAGACGGATCGTCTGTCCGGTGCGGTCGCCGGGGGAGCGGTGGTTGCTGGTGCAGCTGCTGCTTCGGGCCCCGCCGAGGAGCCGGTCGCCCCGGAGATCCCCGAAGAGACCCAGGTTGTCGAGGAGGCGGAGGAGGCTGCGGAGGCCGCACAGGTCACCGTCGAATCGGCCGCCGAGGCGCTGGAGGCCACTCCCGTCCCCGACACTGAGCCGACTCCGGCCCCTGAGCCGAGGGAGGAGATCGCCCCGGCCGCCGGTCGTATCGGGCGCCTGCGTAGTCGACTCTCCCGCTCCCAGAACGCGATCGGCCAGGGAGTGCTGGGAATTCTCTCCGCCGGCGATCTGGATGAGGATGCCTGGGAGGAGATCGAGGACACCCTCCTCATGGCGGACCTGGGCACCAAGGTCACGATGAACGTGGTCGATTCGCTGCGGGACAAGATCGCCGAGCGAGGTGTGGCCAACGAGGCGGAGGCCCGCGCCATGCTGCGTGACGCCCTTGTGGAGGCGTGCCACCCGGAGATGGACCGTTCCATCAAGGCCATGCCCTTCGAGGGCAAGCCCGCCGTGATTCTGGTGGTCGGCGTCAACGGCACCGGAAAGACCACCACAACCGGCAAGCTGGCGCGTGTCCTCGTGTCAATGGGTCACAAGGTGCTGCTGGGTGCTGCCGACACCTTCCGTGCCGCAGCCGCCGACCAGCTGGAGACGTGGGGCCGTCGCGTCGGTGCGTCGACCGTGCGTGGGGCTGAGGGGGCGGATCCGGCTTCGGTGGCGTTCGACGCCGTCGCGAAGGGTGTGGAGGAGCAGGCGGACGTCGTGCTCATCGACACCGCCGGCCGACTGCACACCGCCACCGGCCTGATGGACCAGCTGGGGAAGGTGAAGAGGGTCGTCGAGAAGAAGACCGCTGTGGATGAGGTGATTCTGGTGCTCGATGCGACCGTCGGCCAGAACGGCCTGACCCAGGCACGCGTGTTCCGTGAGGTCGTGGACATCACCGGTATCGCGCTGACCAAGCTGGACGGTACCGCCAAGGGCGGCATCGTCTTCCAGGTCCAGGAGGAGCTGGGCGTGCCGGTCAAGCTCGTCGGACTGGGTGAGGGCGCGGATGATCTCGCGCCTTTCGAGGTCGAAGGTTTCGTGGACGCGTTGCTGGGCTAG